From Pseudomonadota bacterium, the proteins below share one genomic window:
- a CDS encoding ACP S-malonyltransferase, whose amino-acid sequence MMRRIAFLFPGQGSQEAGMGRDLFGKDAFADELAAIASAETGEDIARVCVRGPERKLAETRLLQPALTVVSLALWRRLGEAGIRADVVAGHSLGEIPALAAAGMAHPRDAVILAAARGKAMSEAAELRDGSMIAVAGLDERAVGEAIAELAAQGAIGIAALNAPSQIVISGDAALVAEAERALGRRPGVKLTRLRVSGAWHSPLMRPAVVAFGEALGRLEIARAASAGEAPIAQTWKRGPKPRARVGEPVAMIFNRHGHAAAEPAAVRELLAGQLESPIRFDAVLRRLAELKVTDYVEIGPGNVLRGLVRLNLPDPEIRVHGVADLRSAERTAVALLST is encoded by the coding sequence ATGATGCGGAGGATCGCCTTCCTGTTTCCCGGCCAGGGTTCGCAGGAGGCGGGCATGGGCCGGGATCTCTTCGGCAAGGACGCGTTCGCGGACGAGCTCGCCGCGATCGCGAGCGCCGAGACCGGCGAGGACATCGCCCGCGTCTGCGTCCGGGGCCCGGAGAGGAAGCTCGCCGAGACGCGCCTCCTCCAGCCCGCGCTCACGGTGGTCTCCCTCGCGCTCTGGCGCCGCCTCGGCGAGGCGGGGATCCGCGCGGACGTCGTGGCGGGCCACTCGCTCGGCGAGATCCCGGCGCTCGCCGCGGCCGGGATGGCGCACCCGCGGGACGCCGTGATCCTCGCCGCCGCGCGGGGCAAGGCGATGAGCGAGGCGGCGGAGCTCCGCGACGGCAGCATGATCGCGGTGGCCGGCTTGGACGAGCGCGCCGTCGGCGAGGCGATAGCTGAGCTCGCGGCGCAAGGGGCGATCGGCATCGCGGCTTTGAACGCGCCGTCGCAGATCGTGATCTCAGGGGACGCGGCGCTCGTGGCCGAGGCCGAGCGAGCGCTCGGGAGGCGCCCGGGCGTCAAGCTGACGCGGCTCCGCGTGTCCGGCGCGTGGCACTCGCCGCTCATGCGGCCGGCGGTCGTGGCGTTCGGCGAGGCGCTCGGCCGGCTCGAGATCGCGCGCGCCGCGAGCGCGGGCGAGGCGCCGATCGCGCAGACCTGGAAGCGGGGGCCGAAGCCCCGGGCGCGGGTCGGCGAGCCCGTCGCGATGATCTTCAACCGCCACGGCCACGCGGCGGCGGAGCCGGCGGCGGTCCGCGAGCTCCTGGCCGGGCAGCTCGAGTCGCCGATCCGGTTCGACGCGGTGCTGCGGCGCCTCGCCGAGCTCAAGGTGACCGACTACGTCGAGATCGGGCCCGGCAACGTGCTGCGCGGGCTCGTCCGCCTGAACCTCCCGGATCCGGAGATCCGGGTGCACGGCGTCGCCGACCTCCGCTCCGCCGAGCGCACGGCCGTCGCGCTGCTGTCGACGTGA
- a CDS encoding glycosyltransferase family 2 protein produces MGSFLHVLFPTFDRPERARELVRQLAAQTYRDFDVVCIDHGTVPVEFQGAERERLTVVRAGAELWWAGAMNAGLEEILPRAGSGDAVVTINDDVRVGPEYLAALAGAAAEHPRALVGSVCIDDLTRTVRYAELRLRWLRAEFASSYRDRTPDALPAGAVLDCDVLSGRGTLIPVRALRDVGLFDERRLPHYSADYELSWRARRAGYRLVCAADARVGTGWGRRGNVRSGLAGYVLDRRLPGNLLTTYAFARSCFDRPYALWYTALTGARLVAGYTFERRGPR; encoded by the coding sequence ATGGGCTCCTTCCTGCACGTCCTGTTCCCGACCTTCGACCGGCCCGAGCGGGCCCGGGAGCTCGTGCGGCAGCTCGCGGCGCAGACGTACCGCGACTTTGACGTCGTGTGCATCGACCACGGCACGGTGCCGGTCGAATTCCAGGGCGCCGAGCGCGAGAGGCTGACCGTCGTCAGGGCCGGCGCGGAGCTGTGGTGGGCGGGAGCGATGAACGCGGGCCTCGAGGAGATCCTCCCGCGCGCCGGATCCGGCGACGCCGTCGTCACCATCAACGACGACGTGCGCGTCGGCCCGGAGTACCTGGCCGCGCTCGCCGGCGCAGCGGCGGAGCACCCGCGCGCGCTCGTCGGCTCGGTCTGCATCGACGACCTCACTCGAACCGTGCGGTACGCGGAGCTGCGCCTCCGCTGGCTGCGGGCGGAGTTCGCCTCGAGCTACAGGGACCGCACCCCGGACGCGCTGCCCGCGGGCGCCGTGCTCGACTGCGACGTCCTCTCGGGCCGCGGCACGCTGATCCCGGTGCGCGCGCTGCGCGACGTCGGCCTCTTCGACGAGCGCCGCTTGCCGCACTACTCCGCCGACTACGAGCTCTCGTGGCGCGCGCGGCGCGCCGGCTACAGGCTCGTGTGCGCTGCCGACGCCCGTGTCGGGACCGGCTGGGGGCGCCGGGGCAACGTCCGTTCCGGGCTCGCCGGCTACGTGCTGGATCGCCGCCTGCCCGGCAACCTGCTCACGACGTACGCGTTCGCGCGGTCGTGCTTCGATCGCCCCTACGCGTTGTGGTACACCGCCCTCACCGGCGCGCGGCTCGTGGCCGGGTACACTTTCGAGCGCCGAGGGCCGAGATGA
- a CDS encoding glycosyltransferase: MIRRTKVHVVFFCRLHAGASGPLNHSLDFVRALRRHRDVGRITAMGNNPLLRALAKLEDVEVVIHEDAPKIPHAIFVLRQLRIARDLLARRAPGEPTLFYFRYTTMLIAPLLMRFTGARDICVEVNGLPNQALLDRRPGERMQRAKERIYKVYDRALFRRASRVFTTCENFRRNLVDHYPGAAAIEVVPNGCFPEERAAGADPRGERAALGLDPDRRYAIYVGHLRHYEGVEFLVRAFAAFAEGPAHENASLLVLGDGPMQSELERAVPPGLADRVRFLGFLERRLMRRYVAVADVAAYTPPEIDYGFGGQRGGSPLKIADYLQAGRPVLVPRAPYYDFVEANGLGARYTPGDAASFGRELARLFDDAALRRSMGERAAVYCRTHLDWMVTLRPVFSVVERLAEGGSP; encoded by the coding sequence ATGATCCGGCGCACCAAGGTGCACGTCGTGTTCTTCTGTCGGCTCCACGCCGGCGCGAGCGGGCCGCTCAACCACTCCCTCGACTTCGTGCGCGCGCTGCGGCGTCACCGGGACGTGGGCCGGATCACGGCGATGGGGAACAACCCCCTGCTCCGGGCTCTCGCGAAGCTCGAGGACGTGGAGGTCGTGATCCACGAAGACGCGCCGAAGATCCCCCACGCGATCTTCGTCCTTCGCCAGCTGCGGATCGCGCGGGATCTGCTCGCCCGCCGGGCGCCCGGGGAGCCGACCCTGTTCTACTTCCGCTACACGACGATGCTGATCGCGCCGCTCCTGATGCGGTTTACCGGCGCGCGGGACATCTGCGTCGAGGTGAACGGGCTCCCGAACCAGGCGCTGCTCGACAGACGCCCTGGCGAGCGGATGCAGCGGGCGAAGGAGCGGATCTACAAGGTCTATGACAGGGCGTTGTTCAGGCGCGCGAGCCGTGTCTTCACGACCTGCGAGAACTTCCGCCGAAACCTCGTCGATCACTACCCCGGCGCGGCGGCCATCGAGGTCGTCCCGAACGGGTGCTTCCCGGAAGAGCGTGCGGCGGGCGCCGATCCGCGCGGCGAGAGGGCCGCCCTGGGGCTGGATCCGGACCGGCGCTACGCCATCTACGTTGGGCACCTTCGGCACTACGAGGGCGTGGAGTTCCTCGTCCGCGCGTTCGCCGCGTTCGCCGAGGGCCCCGCGCACGAGAACGCGTCACTCCTCGTGCTCGGGGACGGCCCCATGCAAAGCGAGCTCGAGCGCGCCGTGCCGCCCGGGCTCGCGGATCGGGTGCGCTTCCTCGGCTTCCTCGAGCGCAGGCTGATGAGGAGGTACGTCGCTGTCGCCGATGTCGCCGCGTACACCCCGCCCGAGATCGACTACGGGTTCGGCGGACAGCGCGGCGGCAGCCCGCTCAAGATCGCGGACTACCTGCAAGCCGGGCGCCCGGTGCTCGTGCCGCGCGCGCCGTACTACGATTTCGTCGAGGCGAACGGGCTCGGCGCGAGGTACACGCCCGGGGACGCCGCTTCGTTCGGCCGCGAGCTCGCCCGCCTGTTCGACGACGCGGCGCTCAGGCGCTCGATGGGCGAGCGCGCGGCGGTGTACTGCCGGACGCACCTCGACTGGATGGTCACGCTCAGGCCGGTGTTCTCCGTCGTCGAGCGGCTCGCCGAGGGGGGGTCGCCTTGA